One Paracoccus sp. TOH DNA segment encodes these proteins:
- a CDS encoding MarR family winged helix-turn-helix transcriptional regulator: MPSRTNVKNTHIESRQIRELHGALIDIVSLMNRPQRDEDLVREAGISLDRALFPLLVGIERLGPVGIVELAERAGRDYTTVSRQVAKLESLGLAERRQSAADRRVNEAMVTPKGKAMTDKIDTARERNVRAIFETWDAREVDELVRLMRKFADAVREEPTIPPRLEE; the protein is encoded by the coding sequence ATGCCGTCAAGAACAAATGTGAAAAATACACATATTGAGAGTCGCCAGATTCGCGAACTCCATGGGGCGCTGATCGATATCGTCAGCCTCATGAACCGGCCGCAGCGGGACGAAGACCTTGTGCGCGAAGCCGGGATTTCGCTTGATCGTGCATTATTCCCCCTGCTGGTGGGGATCGAACGGCTTGGGCCAGTCGGCATAGTCGAACTCGCTGAGCGCGCTGGCCGCGACTACACAACTGTCAGCCGTCAGGTCGCGAAGCTCGAAAGCCTTGGCCTGGCCGAGCGCAGGCAGAGCGCGGCCGACCGTCGCGTGAATGAGGCAATGGTCACGCCGAAGGGTAAGGCGATGACCGACAAGATCGACACTGCGCGCGAGAGGAACGTTCGCGCCATTTTCGAAACATGGGATGCACGCGAGGTTGATGAACTTGTGCGGCTAATGCGCAAATTTGCCGACGCCGTGAGGGAAGAACCGACAATTCCGCCACGTCTTGAGGAATGA
- a CDS encoding FAD-dependent oxidoreductase produces the protein MANEFEADALICGAGAAGLTLAIDLARRGVSFRLIEKQREPFRGSRGKGIQPRTQEVFEDLGILDKIVAAGGIYPPMREYRDDGSYVEKEFGERSDPTPAEPYHIALMIPQYLTERIMRERLAELGHEVEFGCELVGFEQGGNAVTARLARPDGEETIRVRYLVGADGGRSFVRHTLGVDFLGKTLGVRAIVADASLTGLDRDAWHQFNDGDMERMVAICPLAGTDLFQIQAPIPLDGEIDLSAAGLGRLISERTGRNDIQVHSVAWASAYAMNARLADLYRINRVFLVGDAAHIHPPTGGQGLNTGVQDAYNLGWKLGAALSGADDELLDTYEAERRPVAESVLGLSTRLLDAQRQGGARRGREVRQLDIGYPDSPLSRQLTERSGTLRAGDRAPDAPIRGAAGQPSRLFQLFQGPHWTLLVDHAGTEMVATRPGMHVHCIGVQGDVIDAGGHVRDAYQLASGECVLIRPDGYVGAILILGTERTAKLERYLGHMGLVQLEGDPK, from the coding sequence ATGGCAAACGAATTCGAAGCAGATGCGCTCATCTGCGGCGCGGGCGCGGCTGGCCTGACATTGGCGATCGATCTTGCGCGGCGCGGGGTGTCTTTCCGGCTGATCGAGAAGCAACGGGAACCTTTCCGTGGGTCACGCGGAAAGGGAATCCAGCCCAGGACGCAGGAAGTTTTCGAAGACCTTGGCATTCTCGACAAGATTGTCGCCGCCGGCGGAATCTATCCGCCGATGCGCGAGTATCGGGATGACGGCAGCTACGTCGAGAAGGAGTTCGGCGAGCGATCCGATCCGACGCCAGCGGAGCCCTACCATATCGCGCTGATGATTCCGCAATACCTGACAGAGCGAATCATGCGGGAGCGGTTGGCCGAGCTGGGCCATGAGGTCGAGTTCGGGTGCGAGCTGGTCGGGTTCGAGCAGGGCGGGAACGCAGTGACGGCTCGCCTCGCGCGACCGGATGGCGAGGAAACCATTCGCGTCCGCTATCTGGTTGGGGCGGACGGTGGACGCAGCTTCGTGCGCCACACGCTTGGCGTGGATTTTCTGGGCAAGACGTTGGGCGTGCGCGCAATCGTGGCGGATGCCAGCCTGACCGGCCTGGACCGTGATGCATGGCACCAGTTCAACGATGGTGACATGGAACGCATGGTCGCGATTTGCCCGCTCGCGGGAACCGATCTTTTCCAGATTCAGGCCCCAATTCCGCTGGACGGTGAAATTGACCTCTCGGCCGCAGGTCTCGGCCGGTTAATCAGTGAGCGGACAGGCCGCAACGATATTCAGGTGCATTCGGTCGCCTGGGCTTCGGCCTATGCGATGAACGCTCGGCTTGCCGATCTTTACCGGATCAATCGGGTGTTCCTCGTCGGCGATGCGGCCCACATCCATCCGCCAACGGGCGGACAGGGCCTGAATACCGGTGTACAGGACGCCTATAACCTGGGCTGGAAGCTCGGGGCTGCGCTCAGCGGCGCTGACGATGAACTGCTCGACACCTATGAGGCCGAGCGGCGTCCAGTCGCGGAATCGGTGCTCGGCCTTTCGACCCGGCTTCTCGATGCGCAGAGACAGGGCGGGGCGCGGCGAGGCCGCGAGGTGCGCCAGCTTGATATCGGCTATCCAGATTCGCCGCTCTCTAGGCAACTGACTGAGCGCAGCGGGACCTTGCGCGCCGGGGACCGCGCGCCGGATGCCCCGATCAGGGGGGCGGCGGGCCAACCCTCGCGACTGTTCCAACTGTTCCAGGGTCCGCATTGGACGCTGCTTGTTGATCACGCCGGAACGGAGATGGTCGCGACCCGTCCAGGGATGCATGTCCACTGCATCGGCGTGCAAGGCGATGTCATCGACGCCGGGGGGCATGTCCGCGATGCCTATCAACTGGCATCGGGCGAGTGCGTGCTGATCCGTCCGGACGGCTATGTCGGCGCGATTCTGATCCTGGGCACAGAGAGGACGGCGAAGCTCGAACGGTATCTCGGCCACATGGGTCTGGTTCAACTCGAAGGAGACCCGAAATGA
- a CDS encoding zinc-binding alcohol dehydrogenase family protein, with product MRAAIVSMARRLPALGELSAPVASAGEKLIQVNAAAISHVVKARASGEHYSTDEQFPFVVGIDGVGRLEDGGRVYFALPRPPFGSMADYTVADARLCVPVPDDLDDFTAAAIANPGMSCWVALTERAQLKPGETVLINGATGTSGRLAIQIAKLLGAGRIIATGRNVKALGEAKSLGADVTIQLGEDAEQLEHRFMHEFAQGVDIVIDYLWGHSAECLLIAAAKAGRDAVPMRFVQVGSVSASDITLPSSVLRASAIELMGSGHGSVPVPRLVEITGEVLRATVPSNLTVAFKPVPFADFDQAWPLDNSTCRTVFAMNAGRT from the coding sequence ATGAGGGCCGCGATTGTTTCTATGGCCCGGCGGCTCCCTGCGCTGGGCGAGCTTTCCGCCCCCGTGGCGTCCGCTGGCGAAAAACTGATCCAAGTAAACGCCGCTGCGATCAGCCATGTCGTTAAAGCTCGTGCGTCGGGCGAACATTACAGCACTGATGAGCAATTTCCCTTCGTGGTCGGCATCGACGGCGTGGGACGGCTGGAAGACGGCGGCCGGGTCTATTTCGCCCTGCCGCGCCCACCCTTTGGAAGCATGGCGGATTACACTGTGGCAGACGCACGGCTTTGCGTGCCAGTGCCGGATGATCTTGACGACTTCACCGCCGCCGCCATCGCCAACCCCGGCATGTCCTGCTGGGTTGCGCTGACCGAACGCGCCCAGCTCAAACCAGGCGAAACGGTGCTGATCAATGGTGCCACTGGCACATCGGGACGGCTTGCGATCCAGATCGCCAAGCTACTCGGCGCGGGCCGCATCATAGCCACCGGCCGCAACGTCAAGGCGCTTGGCGAAGCAAAATCGCTCGGTGCTGATGTAACGATCCAGCTTGGCGAGGATGCAGAGCAGCTTGAACATCGCTTCATGCACGAGTTCGCCCAAGGCGTCGATATCGTGATCGACTACCTTTGGGGCCATAGCGCCGAGTGCCTGCTGATCGCTGCCGCCAAGGCAGGCCGGGACGCAGTGCCCATGCGTTTCGTTCAGGTGGGATCGGTGTCCGCATCGGACATTACCCTACCGAGCTCCGTCCTGCGTGCCTCGGCCATCGAACTGATGGGCAGCGGCCATGGCAGCGTGCCCGTCCCTCGCCTGGTCGAAATCACGGGCGAGGTCCTGCGCGCGACCGTCCCCAGCAATCTGACGGTCGCCTTCAAGCCGGTGCCGTTTGCTGACTTCGATCAGGCATGGCCGCTGGACAACAGCACTTGCCGCACCGTGTTTGCCATGAATGCGGGAAGGACGTGA